In Desulfoferula mesophila, the genomic window CATGATCGCCATGGAGCGGTCCTTTAAGGAAGGGAACCATGCCCGAGCGAGGGAGTTGCAGGACTTGATCACTCCTCTGGGCGGCATGGTAACCAAGCGTTGGGGCGTTGGCGGCCTTAAGTTGGCCATGGATTTGGCCGGCCGTTGCGGCGGAGATGTGCGCATGCCGCTGTCCAGGCCAGGCGATGAAAATGCCAAAAACATTCTCCTCGCCGCGTTGGCCAACTTGGCGGACCTGGAAAGCGCCTATCTATAGAAGCAAGGAAAAAGGGCTGGGCTGATCCCCAGCCCTTTGGTGACCAAGAGTAGCTCAGCCCTCAAACACGGTTCGCACCGTGCTCTTGATCAACTCATGCGAAAAAGGCGACTGGCTCACAAACGGCGCGGCGTCCTCCAGTATGCGCTCAGCGTCGGCCCAGGCCTTGTACTTGCGGAACTTGTCCTCGCGTTCGACGCCCATGCCGCTAGCCAACAGGTTGATGTAGTTTTCCACGGTAAAGGGGGCGCCCTCCTGCCTGGAAGCCAGCATCTGGTTGCAGTAATGGCACACAGTGGCCATGATAGTCGCGCCGGTCTCCGCGGCCTCGGCTATGCGCGCCTCCAGCATTTGATAGCCCACCAGGGGATAATGGCGAATGGCTGAACATCCACAACAGGCGGCCTTTTGGGCGCTGCGGGGCATTTCTACCAACTCCACGCCGAGGTGCCTTAACACCTCCCGCGAGCCAACTAGATCCAATCCGGTTAAAGCAACCTTGCAGGCGTCGTGCACCGTGACTTTGCAGGAAAGCGGTTGGTTGATTTGGAGCCGGTCCAGGCGTTCGGAGACATACTGGGCCATGGACTTTATCTCGAAGGGGTAGCTTGTAAATTCACCAAAGGTGGTCTCGAAAAGGCAAAAACAGGTGGGGCACCACAGCACCAAGGTCTTGGGCTGATAGGCCAGCAGTTTTGCCAACAGTTCCTCAAAGGCCTCGCCCGCCTTGACCGAACGTCCCCTGATCAGGTAGCAGTTGCCGCAGCAGTAATCCAGGCCGGGCACA contains:
- a CDS encoding (Fe-S)-binding protein, whose product is MNLGQFFEQEKQRVIDNCKACGLCVKKCPIVAHTGLAQIKPQEVQRSVLDFLMRGEDSPILRERLKSCMKCYRCVSKMCPEGLNPLRTLEICAKEMFEAGLVEYPPWDAKDPELVHRVLASIQITTEEYRRIMTPSPQARAETVFFAGCNVYYQPEKLLNAMDVMAQLDGGYAFVPGLDYCCGNCYLIRGRSVKAGEAFEELLAKLLAYQPKTLVLWCPTCFCLFETTFGEFTSYPFEIKSMAQYVSERLDRLQINQPLSCKVTVHDACKVALTGLDLVGSREVLRHLGVELVEMPRSAQKAACCGCSAIRHYPLVGYQMLEARIAEAAETGATIMATVCHYCNQMLASRQEGAPFTVENYINLLASGMGVEREDKFRKYKAWADAERILEDAAPFVSQSPFSHELIKSTVRTVFEG